AATTCTACGTAGGTAATGTACATTTTAGAATGTCGGTAAGATAAATTGCTATACATCTTTTACAAAGCGCGGTAACTAATATTTACTAAGTTCAATAGTAAAGATTATTgatacattataatttttatttcgtcgctagtaaattttatttaaaatgcagtaaattttatcatcaacaaaaattattattctaaataatatttggtaatttttattttgagttttgtaaaagttttcatttttttttaacgtttcttAATTACTTCttggattgtaattttttttttaaatttagtaaaaattatttaatttttttctccgcgTACCAACATCAGTGTTTTGGTTTAATACACCCCAAGTACCAAGTAGCtgtttaatcaataattaaatttatgaaatatcacttgattaaaatatattaatgcaAGTACTCATCCGATTCAGAATTTAACAAGCTACCCATTgccacaaaaaattttaaaccaaatcataaaaagaaaaaaatataaattacctaTTTTGATTATAAGATGACTTGACGAGCTTCATAGCAAATAAAAACTGTATAGCACAGACCAGAAGACAGCATAAATTCAACGACATTGCAAGCGCACAAAGTGCCAGCGTAACTTCATAAACAATTGTATACTCTTCAGGACTAATTACACTTGCGGGCGCAGTTGAAACAGgagatattttaagtaaaaaaatatgggaCAGCATTGCAAGTAGAAGCGACACAAGACAAAGTAGTCCCAGAAAAGTGAGCATTTCTTTAACGCCAGCTTCttggtttttattatttcccgCATTGCCGTTGCCATTCCCGCTACCATTTGGTTGACTAGCTCCCTTTAGGCAAAAAGATGACCAGGAAGTGTCTTGGGTATGTAACGGCCCAGGACTGGTAGCTAAATGTGGCAGTACTTGTGTGTGTTGTGAAGAAACAGGTGGATGAATTGTTGCAACAGGTGCTGGTGATGGTGTAGTACGACTTGGTAGTCTTGACAGTCGGGAAATATCAAGACCGCCATTTAGTAACCTCTCGTTTGGCACCTGCGTGATCTGGCcttgatgattatgattatgattactaagactatgattatgattatgaaatagatgatgatgatgattattattaatagtatgATTATGCGTATCCGGACTTGCGCTATCGATTGAATGCTTTGAGGCAGAAAGTGCGGAAAGATTAAGGGAATTCAAATGGGAGTGGGTGAATCTCGCGGACAGGTTGTTGACACTAAGTTGCGAGTGGTTAAGCGGATGTCGATGAACGGAAGCTGGATTTGTTTTATGAGAAGGATGGACTGAATGCAACGAGTCATAAATCGCTGACTCGCATAATCTTCCTCCGAGTCCTGGTCCTGAATCCCGTGAATCTTTATCGGGATTTTTTCCCTCCCGAGAAACACCCCGTGAGGTAGTTGAACCAGATCCAAAATGGTGACCGATTATTTGAGTTTGATATTCGTGATTGTGGTTCCTCGACGCCGGTTGCGTCGACGGTA
This genomic window from Microplitis demolitor isolate Queensland-Clemson2020A chromosome 6, iyMicDemo2.1a, whole genome shotgun sequence contains:
- the LOC103570617 gene encoding uncharacterized protein LOC103570617, which codes for MLKHIPSTQPASRNHNHEYQTQIIGHHFGSGSTTSRGVSREGKNPDKDSRDSGPGLGGRLCESAIYDSLHSVHPSHKTNPASVHRHPLNHSQLSVNNLSARFTHSHLNSLNLSALSASKHSIDSASPDTHNHTINNNHHHHLFHNHNHSLSNHNHNHQGQITQVPNERLLNGGLDISRLSRLPSRTTPSPAPVATIHPPVSSQHTQVLPHLATSPGPLHTQDTSWSSFCLKGASQPNGSGNGNGNAGNNKNQEAGVKEMLTFLGLLCLVSLLLAMLSHIFLLKISPVSTAPASVISPEEYTIVYEVTLALCALAMSLNLCCLLVCAIQFLFAMKLVKSSYNQNRTSRYLEKSSVSRMCAIGGFFVSIPIFLTGMILYTFIQFHSTPAIIMSVFIGLGIIFCGCAMVHNVFVWQREKTNAVKELARAQCEAALQLQQRQALHQQQLQSNARLSSTMPRNNLNCTKNGTATVIHGHPRGQYHSMPYKHHDIRSQISPALLTTLSASPAAHNHIGDHRILTSPPATPADDHSLPTSPINKSINKSQHLLQRDASGSVSPGLPAATLDLSSAATTNSPHELSTLV